One stretch of Tachysurus fulvidraco isolate hzauxx_2018 chromosome 12, HZAU_PFXX_2.0, whole genome shotgun sequence DNA includes these proteins:
- the stard9 gene encoding stAR-related lipid transfer protein 9 isoform X2 — protein sequence MCSSSQSINSMLSEGESSSVGSQSSSLSSSSRRHCFIPYRDSVLTWLLKDSLGGNSKTIMIATISPSCSSYSETLSTLRYAAHAKNIVNKPRVNEDASVRLIRDLREEIDRLKSMLLSFSVRNPSPSLSDERDSSLSDIVLQNELKIEQLTKDWSESWQDKRALLEQYSVDINQDRAGVQIHSLQPHLISLEPDVLSTGVTIYHLREGITKIGPQDPNEEEPHIDIPEGSLCEIENQNGVVTLKPRAHTICMVNNRQVTEPCRLAQGAVITLAGRQKYRFNHPAEAAALRERRRIIDCCPLNALMPNSRAEEVGSKEASDRLAPWKRLEENQRYVECLREEILVEQRRAERDLEREQAHLCKQHSEIQQWILQEKQRLAAIREKGTLDSGVQTDIIPLPALTGINENESSRETIHPLLIVGDRKRVVQEELLKHHALRRNENRIRRKRLRYQLERIARKRHLLEAKQGLQRLETALSLGVDAPLSPDIGPSSKGREHPMMLRRHSFSVDLLSRLYPQHAPIFSQFLRRNRLSESTSSLSSATFPRKWVSDEYLPGKTRGRSNTMPSRCSQGTSIGTDSSENIKMLMKENVPSEEMTERKSLSFPLQSSIWNHNISVKSTMDSDTRDSKKVLPIIKQSSKQKNSPNGERSSPNEVNKGLETIRKALSRSVGFGIKKALSRVFRKPSLGSRGGKGAKSASRSKTQFAVEGKKDKNFEDMATKQPHSPIKSTVSCDGLDQLISSKEKKQGRWHSAETLNKNTRRWVKMQQDLTNWVENNGDEVADDSSDCDSLFSVDSLSSAYAIALAEQLQQEDCEPSEAESVESQMSKDSLVKESSGSADPISALKRSHSICHTFNSSPIESKEMIEEIFRSQKVTRQEIKESSHFSQITSDSQHHSDASIKETEAFLALTDAWSSTDPADSPRILGALELKRCILSDTSSSQSQASLELSGVTTGYECQIPPCFDSTQGKDVTVKERSHISFEREMVLDYFLSDRTSTSCSTPECTLLQGNNEQLNNLEALSSSVEASITQNTMSNDTLCANKPTSPSELALLETSVVDMLAVNAPFQDSAVLNSSVRCLPDKSPDKGLKSNFENQTELVLVLSNDESVFTKSFAPKNNLIESKTHSEESCISVTPFRDSNIFSKCDGQTLLELQHSHSTLQSEETLKISNKFTCSNKDLHQSAMQSMNIENDFLCKPQSLMVNHDEKKVSDEKSLVLYRVQSTETYSESYDARNSKDYPFLEINVSDSANKEVSDFLRDCDAVMLEHESCNIHSRKRSKDIQDDLAGNLKTPKRSCVESLVSGNSAVNNVPFMFNDSRGNSTGKLLPVEKDITDNLSQTFQQVSITASMDGHIEIYQNNNNPAASFTSEDRPVSTGIKVSTGCPVGMQNLKGPDLKLVDSGMFDSSTLRKISHAINDKISEVVKEHLKISLQVESGEVVNKEPETNSEKSLTTSIDALTKPQNKNEMTAEDSLRSSHTSQCVTEYCADDRVNVDNTNGCVRNKYLVKNPTEKKVIVDQQGVGFHGSCPSLVKNISAEIENLDTYDSYGPAPQDLKINVLEATTVLLEGPTDNHLESLITSHSNGPINEVTSESNTIPLTFPLTLISACKQNPEVILSSENVTVAEEQDQFFLMKTKSIPSNISPEGPSAKTEYNGFNLLSHTKHEPVIYPEVNSISGVSKDSCVVTVSTRCSEALVDHVDHVKEAVKTVKASKVNLVAKFQQVVELNNVAHLDTEAANQFQMKNEHSFHSDGAENDSSPLKKLAYQECAGEKHEFSTQEQLHVGQNTNSLNEAKDKIMDLENHNCLGKPHEEPTVSKSGQALAIGASVLQRDNQTQIIQSAIMNEKPSNCLQKEDESLCKKDHMQNKREIQEQCVNVQKERKNSNQLQSHDAYIISKSVQKPEQRDMTESCKSKLNLSPSRSLNAKEHQGVINFTDATNGEKQHTTINGSRLVFSRTKEEGQKVKPKRYRKAHFTAPLSSSTDSTPDSSLDETAKSRVHKCGIATPNIPSTPAHVRAKSETRNSSSDESSTSLSLQMNAGSLESNSNHNQCYGPGSKNPYPYVRDVTTVEAEEVRHLTPKLFKMFSLSKDDEMIHSTRYNSAQHISHENNNERANSLENDSLQNREPILHFGSSDINPFVYTRKKDRLLTAESKNQAFGSAVNISSQFTSLESSRNGIARCCSMDNGLNVQNSPFSSHLSTYAVQKGLSSTLSSAEGSKEHFSTEAKLRESFHTSVACNNKVLTASGSDSCNDTFDLASSSGQVDEIMLVYSSEHENQEIKQDSRKCDHGTQTVKVYEDVEKKCKHKRSSTQVLVPRQAQGTSTAWTSLQNMSEHLSELIVNTSDLLGNIQCMRTGESSMKKVSKIRSDKYDKSDSSTQTATDVGIQTEGSALLIKQNKVLQRTSPVKNPKSHEVNVIVKVIGSEVCNVPKQECATKSIRDEDESRQSFETIKSMPDLRPGGSPSSEQFCRTLDTVKNLSLETVGPNQYRYNPVTVDHKASETFGVCAQRKCTSQVLAKDNQIHMKPNNYPDKRVLLIDRASSPILTVDVTRLQKRKIKSGTIHSPTEILSKTTRNPPENKSVSSMSFENLRSHSCVNAGSPDAYSTEASPSIYVQNGRKKPSQSSKVPSQEMLCSPLSHSHSSAVKHRQPVDLSHNTLSSTPINHSRRSSMQEYKHRVYKEMSCWSDLSKDTFQYQEEDSMSLALSDCNTEVLVSINPLAEISPPQEDYWIPENLPMHNKFTNWSGISQQPPDRLTNQNNSTVGKSPDINRHSLHLHSAESESLGYRYKPDLPESIHRRTREIERLRKEREQVLASMQLDLSPHPLSVELKEAKLHYGLGKTDTLLTMLKSSARTESTISTKQQLYDRHRRSIDGLRREREDRLQTSRRARSLSPSKHPNSTINMTEQSQRAVAPPSRQREHLQQLRKEVVEMCRVPNPPRREGQYPTDIELLLRDYSRAREEAKTEIAKARVRLRERTEQEKRRLEQQALSHSVKDHLKLCTRVSNSTLCTGSNLSLSSGPTSGYNSGNAALLKDGTSPSIQVTGVSGRELKVRSRPPMIPSQSLQAPRAWLSAQDIRLESSSSGYELHSSSPSSPPGRQRTCSFSSHLSVSIPYQDIADCTLTSAISEVHLASGGDVRNLLAGKAEAGWRHQGLENQVQTFYRPSSRPSSHGFLGAMELERPLASLWSLIRDHSKAHLYNKSLKSTWTRLLDDTTQLVYLLTDPSNCHMKQPRDFCCLSIESKQDDMWVLAMQSVFEESLPRPSVDTVRGEMFPSAWILQHSHRQGREIVTVIYLLQVDLGTPTLPQRLVNEVARKQAAVIADLDSFLCL from the exons ACATTCCAGAGGGTTCTCTTTGTGAAATTGAGAATCAGAATGGGGTTGTAACCCTCAAACCCCGAGCACACACAATCTGCATGGTCAACAACAGACAGGTCACTGAACCCTGTCGACTTGCACAAG GTGCAGTGATAACTTTAGCAGGACGTCAGAAGTACCGATTTAACCACCCTGCAGAGGCAGCGGCTCTGAGGGAAAGGAGACGT atCATTGATTGCTGTCCACTGAACGCTCTGATGCCTAATTCAAG GGCAGAGGAAGTAGGCAGTAAGGAAGCCAGCGACAGGTTAGCTCCCTGGAAGAGGCTGGAGGAAAATCAGCGCTACGTGGAATGTCTGCGTGAGGAAATCCTGGTGGAACAGAGAAGAGCTGAGAGAGACTTGGAGAGAGAGCAGGCCCATCTTTGCAAGCAACACTCTGAGA TCCAGCAGTGGATATTGCAGGAAAAGCAGCGTCTTGCTGCCATCAGGGAGAAGGGAACGCTTGACTCAGGGGTCCAGACAGATATCATTCCTCTGCCTGCACTGACTGGCATTAATGAGAATGAGAGCAGTAGGGAAACAATCCATCCATTATTAATTGTGGGTGACAGGAAACGGGTGGTACAAGAAGAGCTCCTGAAACACCATGCGCTCAGAAGAAATGAGAATCGAATTCGCCGCAAACGACTGCGCTATCAGCTGGAAAGAATTGCTCGCAAGCGACATCTGCTAGAAGCAAAACAAGGGCTTCAGAGACTGGAGACTGCTCTTTCACTCGGGGTTGATGCACCCTTGTCCCCTGATATTGGGCCTTCTTCAAAAGGTAGAGAACACCCAATGATGTTGCGAAGGCATTCTTTTTCTGTTGATCTTTTGTCTCGACTTTACCCTCAACATGCACCCATTTTCAG CCAGTTTCTTAGGAGGAACAGATTATCTGAGTCGACGTCATCTCTCTCTAGTGCCACCTTTCCTAGAAAATGGGTGTCTGATGAATATCTCCCAGGCAAGACTAGAGGCCGTTCTAATACTATGCCCTCAAGATGTAGTCAGGGGACTTCAATTGGTACAGACTCCTCTGAGAACATCAAAAtgttaatgaaagaaaatgtaccATCTGAAGAAATGACTGAAAGAAAATCTCTTTCATTTCCACTTCAATCATCCATCTGGAATCATAACATATCTGTAAAATCTACAATGGATTCAGATACTAGAGATAGTAAGAAGGTGCTCCCGATAATAAAGCAATCAAGTAAGCAAAAAAACTCACCTAACGGAGAAAGAAGTTCGCCCAACGAAGTGAACAAGGGCTTGGAGACAATCCGCAAAGCTCTATCTCGATCAGTTGGTTTTGGAATAAAGAAGGCTTTGTCAAGGGTTTTCCGCAAGCCTTCATTAGGGTCACGAGGTGGCAAAGGCGCTAAGTCTGCTAGCAGATCAAAAACTCAGTTTGCtgtagaaggaaagaaagacaaaaatttTGAAGACATGGCAACAAAGCAACCACATTCTCCTATTAAATCAACAGTGTCTTGTGATGGTTTGGACCAGCTCATCTCATCTAAAGAGAAGAAGCAGGGACGCTGGCACAGTGCAGAGACCCTTAATAAAAATACCAGAAGATGGGTCAAGATGCAACAAGATCTGACTAACTGGGTAGAGAATAATGGTGATGAAGTGGCTGATGACTCTTCAGACTGTGACAGCCTTTTCTCAGTGGACTCCCTTTCGTCAGCTTATGCCATTGCCTTGGCAGAGCAGCTTCAGCAAGAGGACTGTGAACCAAGTGAGGCGGAGAGTGTGGAAAGTCAGATGTCCAAGGACTCACTTGTCAAGGAAAGTAGTGGAAGCGCTGATCCAATTTCAGCACTGAAACGCAGCCACTCCATTTGTCATACTTTTAATTCATCACCAATAGAATCCAAAGAAATGATTGAGGAGATTTTCAGGAGTCAAAAGGTAACAAGACAAGAGATAAAGGAATCTTCACACTTCTCACAGATCACATCTGATTCCCAGCACCACAGTGATGCCAGCATCAAAGAAACAGAAGCCTTCCTTGCTCTTACAGATGCATGGTCATCCACCGATCCAGCAGATAGTCCTAGAATCCTTGGGGCTTTAGAGTTGAAACGATGCATACTATCAGACACCAGCAGCAGCCAAAGCCAGGCTAGTCTAGAGCTGTCTGGTGTAACAACTGGATACGAGTGCCAAATTCCACCCTGTTTCGATTCTACCCAGGGTAAAGATGTGACAGTTAAGGAAAGAAGTCACATATCCTTTGAAAGGGAAATGGTTTTGGACTATTTTTTGAGTGATCGTACCTCTACATCCTGTTCTACACCTGAATGCACATTATTGCAAGGTAATAATGAGCAATTGAATAACTTGGAGGCACTGAGCTCTTCTGTAGAGGCTTCCATCACTCAGAACACAATGAGCAATGACACGTTATGTGCAAATAAACCAACATCGCCATCAGAATTAGCACTATTAGAAACAAGCGTTGTTGATATGCTAGCGGTCAATGCGCCTTTCCAGGACAGTGCTGTTCTGAATAGTTCTGTGAGATGCCTCCCAGATAAATCGCCTGATAAAGGCTTAAAAAGCAATTTCGAAAATCAAACAGAACTTGTCCTTGTCCTATCAAATGATGAGAGTGTCTTCACTAAAAGTTTTGCACCAAAAAATAACTTGATAGAATCAAAAACACATTCTGAAGAAAGTTGCATTTCAGTAACACCCTTCAGAGACAGTAATATTTTCTCAAAATGTGATGGACAAACACTACTAGAACTTCAGCATTCTCATAGTACACTTCAGTCAGAAGAAACTTTGAAAATCAGTAATAAATTCACATGTTCCAATAAGGATCTCCATCAATCAGCCATGCAAAGTATGAACATTGAAAATGATTTTCTGTGTAAGCCACAAAGCCTAATGGTTAACCACGATGAAAAGAAGGTGAGTGATGAAAAGTCCTTGGTGCTGTATCGGGTTCAGTCCACGGAAACATATTCAGAGAGCTATGATGCAAGAAATTCAAAAGATTACCCTTTCTTAGAAATTAACGTGTCAGACAGTGCCAACAAAGAAGTGTCTGATTTTTTAAGAGACTGTGATGCTGTGATGCTAGAGCATGAATCCTGTAACATACACTCaagaaaaagaagcaaagaTATTCAAGATGATTTAGCAGGTAATTTGAAAACACCAAAGAGAAGCTGTGTTGAGTCCCTTGTTTCAGGTAATTCTGCTGTAAATAATGTACCGTTCATGTTTAATGACAGCAGAGGAAACTCAACAGGCAAACTGTTACCAGTAGAAAAGGACATAACTGACAATTTGTCCCAAACATTTCAGCAAGTTTCTATAACTGCATCCATGGACGGTCATATTGAAATTTACcaaaacaacaataatcctGCTGCCAGCTTTACATCTGAAGACAGACCTGTATCTACTGGGATAAAAGTGTCCACTGGGTGTCCAGTGGGTATGCAGAACTTAAAAGGTCCTGATTTAAAGCTTGTGGACAGTGGAATGTTCGATAGCAGTACATTGAGAAAGATTAGCCATGCGATAAATGACAAGATATCAGAAGTGGTGAAAGAACATCTGAAGATATCACTGCAAGTGGAGAGTGGTGAAGTCGTTAATAAAGAACCAGAGACAAACAGTGAAAAATCCTTAACAACCAGCATTGATGCTCTTACGAAGCCTcagaacaaaaatgaaatgacagCTGAGGACTCACTTCGCAGTTCTCACACATCTCAATGTGTGACTGAATATTGTGCTGATGACAGAGTGAATGTGGATAACACAAATGGCTGTGTGAGAAACAAATATTTAGTAAAAAATCCCACTGAGAAAAAAGTCATAGTAGACCAGCAAGGAGTTGGTTTCCATGGCAGTTGTCCGTCTTTGGTCAAGAACATCAGTGCAGAAATAGAAAATTTAGACACTTACGATTCATATGGACCTGCGCCACAagatttgaaaataaatgtactaGAAGCAACCACTGTCCTACTTGAGGGACCAACTGATAATCATCTAGAATCATTAATTACCAGCCATTCAAATGGTCCAATCAATGAAGTTACCAGTGAAAGTAACACTATTCCACTGACTTTTCCACTGACTTTGATTTCTGCTTGTAAACAAAACCCTGAAGTAATTTTATCTTCTGAAAATGTCACTGTGGCTGAAGAACAGGACCAGTTCTTTCTGATGAAAACAAAGTCTATACCCAGCAATATATCTCCTGAAGGACCATCTGCAAAGACTGAATACAACGGATTTAATCTTCTATCTCATACAAAACACGAGCCAGTTATCTATCCTGAAGTAAACAGCATTTCAGGAGTCTCAAAAGATAGTTGTGTTGTTACAGTGTCCACTCGTTGCTCAGAAGCATTGGTGGACCATGTTGACCATGTTAAGGAGGCAGTGAAGACTGTGAAAGCAAGCAAAGTAAATCTGGTAGCTAAATTTCAGCAGGTGGTGGAGTTAAATAATGTTGCCCATCTTGACACTGAGGCAGCAAATCAATTTCAAATGAAGAATgaacattcatttcattcagatGGTGCTGAAAATGATTCTAGTCCACTTAAAAAACTAGCATACCAGGAATGTGCTGGAGAAAAACATGAATTCAGCACACAAGAACAACTGCATGTTGGACAGAACACAAATAGTTTAAATGAAGCAAAAGATAAAATCATGGACCTCGAAAACCATAATTGTTTGGGAAAACCACATGAAGAGCCCACAGTTTCTAAATCTGGCCAGGCTCTAGCCATCGGTGCTTCAGTGCTACAGAGAGACAATCAAACACAAATCATCCAAAGTGCCATTATGAATGAAAAGCCCTCTAACTGTTTACAAAAGGAAGACGAATCACTGTGTAAAAAGGACCATATGCAGAATAAAAGGGAAATTCAGGAACAGTGTGTGAATGttcaaaaagaaaggaagaattCAAACCAACTGCAATCTCATGACGCATATATCATTTCTAAGTCTGTACAAAAACCAGAGCAGAGAGACATGACAGAGTCTTGTAAATCAAAGCTTAATTTGTCACCATCTAGGTCATTAAATGCAAAGGAACATCAGGGTGTTATTAATTTTACTGATGCAACTAATGGAGAAAAACAACATACAACAATAAATGGTTCAAGACTTGTATTTTCTAGGACTAAGGAAGAAGGACAGAAAGTAAAGCCGAAGAGATACAGAAAAGCTCATTTTACAGCCCCTCTAAGTTCATCTACTGACTCAACACCTGATTCATCCTTAGATGAGACAGCTAAATCCAGAGTACATAAGTGTGGTATTGCCACTCCAAACATACCTAGCACTCCTGCTCATGTAAGAGCAAAGTCAGAAACTAGAAATAGCTCATCTGATGAATCAAGTACATCTCTGTCTTTACAAATGAATGCAGGATCACTCGAATCAAATTCCAATCATAATCAGTGTTATGGGCCTGGCTCGAAAAATCCATACCCTTACGTCAGAGATGTTACCACTGTTGAAGCAGAGGAAGTGAGGCATCTTACTCCAAagctatttaaaatgtttagtcTATCAAAGGATGATGAAATGATTCATTCAACCAGATATAATTCTGCTCAACACATATCACATGAAAATAACAATGAAAGAGCAAATTCATTGGAGAATGATTCCCTCCAAAATAGAGAACCTATTCTACATTTTGGTTCAAGTGACATCAACCCCTTTGTTTATACAAGAAAAAAGGACCGGTTACTTACAGCTGAATCAAAAAATCAGGCATTTGGAAGTGCAGTCAATATATCCAGCCAGTTTACCTCGCTTGAAAGTTCTAGGAATGGTATTGCAAGATGCTGCAGTATGGACAATGGGTTAAATGTCCAAAATTCTCCTTTTAGTTCTCATTTGAGCACTTATGCAGTCCAAAAGGGGCTTTCTAGCACGTTGAGTAGTGCTGAAGGTTCCAAAGAACATTTTTCTACAGAAGCCAAGCTGAGGGAATCCTTTCATACTTCAGTTGCTTGTAACAATAAGGTATTAACAGCTTCAGGCAGTGACTCTTGCAATGATACCTTTGATCTAGCCAGTAGCTCAGGCCAGGTAGATGAAATAATGCTGGTCTACTCTTCTGAACATGAAAATCAGGAAATTAAACAGGATTCAAGAAAATGTGACCATGGTACCCAGACAGTCAAGGTTTATGAGGACGTGGAGAAGAAATGCAAACACAAGCGGAGCAGTACACAAGTTCTTGTGCCTAGACAGGCACAAGGAACATCGACCGCATGGACAAGTCTACAGAATATGTCTGAACATCTTTCTGAGTTGATTGTCAACACTTCAGATCTTCTGGGGAACATTCAGTGTATGAGAACAGGGGAAAGTTCTATGAAAAAAGTTTCAAAGATACGGTCTGACAAATATGATAAGAGTGATAGCTCCACTCAGACTGCCACAGATGTTGGGATCCAAACTGAGGGCAGTGCACTGctaataaaacagaacaaagttCTCCAGCGAACCTCTCCTGTAAAGAACCCCAAATCTCATGAGGTCAATGTGATCGTCAAAGTTATCGGCTCTGAAGTTTGCAATGTACCTAAGCAAGAATGTGCCACCAAATCTATTAGAGATGAAGATGAAAGCAGACAGAGCTTTGAAACTATTAAAAGTATGCCTGACTTGCGTCCTGGAGGCTCCCCTTCATCTGAGCAGTTTTGTAGAACGTTAGACACTGTAAAAAATCTCTCCTTAGAAACTGTTGGACCAAATCAGTACCGTTACAATCCTGTCACAGTAGATCATAAAGCTTCCGAAACGTTTGGTGTTTGTGCACAGAGAAAATGCACTTCTCAAGTGTTAGCAAAGGACAATCAAATACATATGAAGCCAAATAATTACCCTGATAAAAGGGTGCTGCTTATAGATCGTGCCTCTTCACCTATTCTCACTGTGGATGTGACACGAttacaaaaaaggaaaatcaaATCTGGTACAATCCACAGTCCCACTGAGATTCTCTCAAAAACCACCAGAAATCCACCTGAAAACAAATCAGTGTCTTCTATGTCGTTTGAGAACCTAAGAAGCCACAGTTGTGTAAATGCAGGTTCACCAGATGCATACTCCACAGAAGCCTCACCTAGCATATATGTACAAAACGGAAGAAAGAAACCCTCGCAAAGTAGCAAAGTACCAAGTCAAGAAATGTTGTGCAGTCCCCTGTCTCATAGTCATTCTTCTGCTGTTAAACACAGGCAACCTGTAGACTTGAGCCATAACACATTATCATCAACACCTATTAATCATAGCCGCAGAAGCAGCATGCAggaatataaacacagagtctACAAAGAAATGAGCTGCTGGAGTGATCTGAGCAAGGACACTTTCCAGTATCAAGAAGAAGACAGCATGTCTTTGGCTCTGAGTGACTGCAATACAGAAGTCCTGGTCAGCATCAACCCACTAGCTGAAATCAGCCCACCCCAAGAGGACTATTGGATTCCTGAAAACCTGCCAATGCACAACAAGTTCACCAACTGGTCAGGCATCAGTCAACAGCCACCAGACAGGCTCACTAATCAAAACAATTCAACTGTGGGAAAATCCCCAGATATTAACAGACATAGTCTCCACCTACATTCAGCAGAGTCTGAGAGTCTTGGGTATAGATACAAACCAGATCTCCCGGAATCAATCCATAGACGGACCAGAGAAATCGAGAGATTGAGGAAGGAACGGGAACAGGTTCTTGCTTCGATGCAATTAGATTTGAGTCCTCATCCGCTCAGTGTTGAGCTCAAAGAGGCCAAGTTGCACTATGGCTTGGGGAagacagacacactgctgaCGATGCTGAAGtccagtgccagaacagagtcTACCATCTCTACCAAACAGCAGCTGTATGACCG GCATAGGAGGAGTATCGATGGTttgaggagggagagagaagatcGTCTTCAAACGTCCCGCCGAGCTCGAAGTCTCAGCCCCAGCAAGCATCCAAACTCAACAATTAACATGACAGAACAATCTCAAAGAGCTGTAGCTCCTCCCAGCCGGCAACGGGAGCATCTGCAACAGCTACGCAAGGAAGTAGTGGAGATGTGCAG GGTTCCCAATCCACCAAGAAGAGAGGGTCAGTATCCCACTGATATTGAACTCCTTCTGCGTGACTACAGTCGTGCACGTGAGGAAGCGAAGACGGAGATTGCCAAAGCGCGAGTGCGGCTACGTGAGAGGACAGAGCAGGAGAAGCGGAGATTAGAGCAGCAGGCTCTCTCACATTCTGTAAAG GATCATCTGAAGCTGTGTACACGTGTCAGTAACAGCACCTTGTGCACGGGTTCCAACCTGAGTCTCTCCTCAGGACCTACTTCTGGCTACAATAGCGGTAATGCAGCTCTACTGAAAGATGGTACATCACCATCTATACAG GTCACTGGAGTCTCAGGTAGGGAGTTAAAAGTTAGGTCTCGACCCCCCATGATCCCTTCACAAAGTTTACAGGCTCCTCGTGCATGGCTTTCAGCTCAGG ATATTCGTCTGGAGAGCTCCTCCTCTGGATATGAACTTCACTCCTCCTCTCCATCATCTCCTCCTGGACGACAGCGTACCTGTTCCTTCAGCTCTCATTTATCCGTTTCTATTCCGTACCAGGACATTGCAGACTGTACACTCACAAGTGCAATATCAGAG GTCCATTTAGCCTCTGGAGGAGACGTAAGGAATCTGCTGGCAGGGAAAGCGGAAGCTGGCTGGAG ACACCAGGGCTTAGAGAACCAAGTTCAGACCTTTTATCGGCCCTCCTCCAGACCCTCTTCTCATGGGTTTTTGGGTGCCATGGAGCTGGAGAGACCCTTAGCTAGTCTGTGGAGTTTAATTCGAGATCACTCCAAAGCTCATCTCTACAACAAATCTCTAAAGTCCACATGGACACGATTGCTAGATGACACTACACAACTAG TCTACCTGCTGACTGATCCATCCAACTGTCACATGAAGCAGCCACGGGATTTTTGTTGCCTTAGCATTGAGTCCAAGCAG GATGATATGTGGGTGTTGGCTATGCAGTCTGTATTTGAAGAGTCTCTCCCTCGCCCAAGTGTGGACACTGTACGTGGAGAGATGTTTCCTAGTGCATGGATTCTTCAGCACAGCCATAGGCAGGGTCGAGAGATTGTCACAGTTATATATCTACTACAG GTTGATTTGGGAACTCCAACTCTGCCTCAGAGACTGGTGAATGAAGTAGCCAGGAAGCaagcagctgtaattgcagacCTTGACTCTTTTCTGTGCTTGTGA